Genomic DNA from Chrysiogenia bacterium:
TACAACAACCCCACCGTGAGCGGCTTTCCCGCCTCCAGCGCGCTCGGCCAGCCGAATCTTACCTCCGGCAGCGCCAACAACCCCGCGCTCGACATCACGACGCTCTCGGCCCCGGCGGATCTCGCCTGGTGGGCCGGCGCGCTCTTCATTGCAGACAGCGCCAATAACCGCGTCGTCGGACGGGTTCCGTAATCTTCTACAGGTGCCTGGCCGCGGCGTATTCAATAAGCCGCGGTCTTGGATGGGCGCTCACTTCCATCGTCGTGATCGAGCCATTGGGAATGTAGGGCTGTACGAAGGGGCGCAGTGTATTCAGAGACCGCTGGGCCCAGATGCTCGAGAGATAGAAGATGAGATAGCCGTGGGCGAAGAGCGCGACGTGGGCGTCTTCGCCGTGGGCGGCCTGGAGTTCCTCGAACATCCGGGTGATGCGGGCCTCGAGATCGGCGGGCGACTCGCCGCCCTCGGTGCGACCGCTGCGCCAGCTCTGAAAGTAGAGCGGGATGAGCGAGCCGCCGAGCATCACCCGCTTGACCGGTTTGGGCAGCGGCGAGCCGGAAATTCCGCTCAGGATCCGCTGCGCGGCTGAGCCCTCGGGCAGGCGGCCG
This window encodes:
- a CDS encoding histidine phosphatase family protein → MEFRAHRLDNFDTINALFNQETEGSLSDRGRDEARAVARHFSGKRLDAIYASPLLRAKETADATAEVLGMDVAVREEITELRTGRLPEGSAAQRILSGISGSPLPKPVKRVMLGGSLIPLYFQSWRSGRTEGGESPADLEARITRMFEELQAAHGEDAHVALFAHGYLIFYLSSIWAQRSLNTLRPFVQPYIPNGSITTMEVSAHPRPRLIEYAAARHL